From a region of the Candidatus Poribacteria bacterium genome:
- the fabF gene encoding beta-ketoacyl-ACP synthase II — protein MERVVITGIGVVNAIGNTKEEYWDALAIGKNGIGPLTYFDASEYRTQIAGEVKNFQAEQYMDRRAASRLPLFIQYALAAAIMAHKDAGLELDEVDPYRAGVQMGSGIGGIGVLEDNAKILAERGAKRVSPFLVPYMIINMAAGQLSIHFNLKGPNATSVTACASANHSIGDSFRIIQRGEADVMFTGGTESAITPLAFAGFCSMRAMSARNHEPERASRPFTKDRDGFVMGDGAGVLILESLSHAKKRGAYIYAEIIGYGMTSDAHDMVSPPENGEGAAKAMEFALRDAELPLDAVDYINAHGTSTPIGDIAETNAIKTLFGEHAYRIPVSSTKSMIGHLLGAAGAVELIACLGGMEKGFLPPTINYDMPDEDCDLDYVPNESRDATIKVVLSNAFGFGGHNTSIAIRRFSD, from the coding sequence GTGGAGCGTGTAGTTATTACAGGAATCGGTGTTGTCAATGCCATTGGCAATACGAAAGAAGAATATTGGGATGCGCTTGCTATCGGTAAAAACGGAATCGGACCTTTAACCTATTTTGATGCTTCCGAGTATCGCACCCAAATCGCCGGAGAGGTCAAGAATTTCCAAGCGGAACAATATATGGACCGCCGTGCTGCATCAAGGTTGCCGCTGTTTATTCAGTACGCGCTTGCTGCTGCAATTATGGCACACAAAGATGCCGGGTTGGAACTTGACGAAGTTGACCCTTACCGTGCGGGGGTCCAAATGGGTTCAGGGATTGGCGGCATCGGTGTCCTCGAAGATAACGCTAAAATCCTCGCTGAAAGGGGAGCGAAACGCGTGAGTCCATTCCTTGTCCCCTATATGATTATTAACATGGCGGCAGGGCAGCTCTCAATCCATTTTAACCTCAAAGGTCCTAATGCTACGTCCGTCACTGCCTGCGCAAGTGCGAACCATTCTATCGGTGATTCGTTCCGTATCATTCAACGGGGTGAAGCAGACGTGATGTTTACGGGTGGCACAGAATCGGCGATTACACCCTTAGCGTTCGCTGGGTTCTGTTCGATGCGCGCCATGTCCGCTCGAAATCATGAACCTGAACGCGCCTCGCGCCCGTTTACGAAGGATCGGGACGGCTTTGTCATGGGGGATGGTGCGGGTGTCCTAATTCTCGAATCGCTATCACACGCCAAAAAGCGCGGTGCGTATATCTACGCTGAGATAATCGGCTATGGAATGACATCAGATGCCCACGATATGGTAAGTCCGCCTGAGAATGGTGAAGGCGCGGCAAAGGCGATGGAATTTGCACTCCGAGATGCGGAATTGCCACTCGATGCTGTCGATTATATCAATGCTCACGGCACCTCGACACCCATTGGCGATATTGCCGAAACGAACGCCATTAAAACCCTCTTCGGTGAACACGCATACAGAATTCCTGTTAGTTCTACCAAATCCATGATCGGTCATCTGCTCGGTGCTGCGGGAGCCGTAGAACTCATCGCCTGCTTAGGTGGGATGGAAAAAGGCTTCCTACCTCCAACGATCAACTACGATATGCCGGACGAAGATTGCGACTTGGACT
- the acpP gene encoding acyl carrier protein has product MATNQERLIEIIAKQLGVEEDNVTPDASFMEDLGADSLDTVELVMALEEEFDIEIPDSDAEKIQTVQDALSYLDEHV; this is encoded by the coding sequence ATGGCAACAAACCAAGAACGCCTCATCGAAATTATCGCAAAACAACTCGGTGTTGAAGAAGATAATGTCACTCCAGACGCCTCCTTTATGGAAGACCTGGGGGCTGACTCACTTGATACTGTTGAGCTGGTCATGGCACTTGAAGAGGAATTCGATATCGAAATCCCAGACAGTGATGCGGAGAAAATCCAGACTGTTCAAGATGCCCTGAGTTACTTAGACGAACACGTGTAG
- the fabG gene encoding 3-oxoacyl-ACP reductase FabG: MLSGKTAIVTGASRGIGAAIARGLCKAGANVVLCSRSAEAVGQIADTLQGKGYTAFSMAADISEKADVDTLIEKSISQFSQIDILVNNAGITRDMLLMRLKDEDWNAVLQTNLTGTMYCTRAVLRPMIRQKSGRIINISSVIGLVGNAGQASYAAAKAGIIGLTKATAKEVGARGITVNAIAPGFITTDMTAQIPEQSQQQLLELIPLRAFGHPEDVADAVCFLASDAARYITGQTLQVDGGMVM; encoded by the coding sequence GTGCTGAGTGGTAAAACCGCAATCGTTACAGGTGCGTCGCGAGGCATCGGAGCAGCGATTGCACGTGGTCTCTGCAAAGCCGGTGCAAATGTCGTGCTTTGCTCTCGTTCCGCTGAAGCAGTCGGACAGATCGCTGATACGCTGCAGGGAAAGGGCTATACCGCGTTCTCAATGGCTGCTGACATCTCCGAAAAGGCGGATGTTGACACTCTTATTGAAAAGTCGATTTCGCAATTTTCACAAATCGATATTCTTGTGAACAATGCTGGGATTACCCGTGATATGTTGCTCATGCGCCTTAAAGATGAGGACTGGAACGCTGTATTACAGACAAATTTGACCGGGACCATGTACTGCACCCGGGCAGTTCTCCGTCCTATGATACGTCAGAAAAGTGGACGAATTATTAACATTTCGTCAGTTATCGGACTCGTGGGAAACGCAGGACAAGCGAGTTATGCCGCTGCGAAAGCTGGCATTATAGGTTTGACGAAGGCTACCGCGAAAGAGGTCGGTGCCCGCGGTATCACGGTCAATGCTATTGCTCCCGGCTTTATCACGACAGATATGACGGCACAAATACCCGAACAGAGTCAGCAGCAACTGCTTGAGTTGATTCCGTTACGGGCGTTTGGGCACCCAGAAGATGTGGCAGATGCTGTCTGTTTTTTGGCATCGGATGCTGCACGCTATATCACCGGCCAAACGCTTCAGGTTGACGGTGGCATGGTGATGTAA
- the fabD gene encoding ACP S-malonyltransferase → MTDNYLAFIFPGQGSQQVGMGAELAQTYPAADAVFQEADAVLGRELRQLCFEGPEADLKQTENTQLAILTCSVATLQVLKECGIVPRAVAGHSLGEYSALVAAGVIGFEDALRLVHARASFMAEAGRTQQGTMAAILGMETERLQELCDMAEGVVNIANYNCPGQLVISGEVEAVNHVLELAKAEIGARRCRPLPVSGAFHSPLMAPAQQKFASPLESVTMQSPQADIVMNVTGEFAADADDIRHLLFQQITRPVQWEKTLQTLEKTGITHFVEVGPSKVLSGLVKRTLPESSAVNVEDIETLSLLTDEHGSGK, encoded by the coding sequence ATGACTGATAACTATTTGGCATTCATTTTTCCGGGACAAGGTTCACAACAGGTAGGCATGGGTGCAGAACTGGCACAGACTTACCCAGCCGCCGATGCTGTTTTTCAGGAGGCAGATGCAGTCCTCGGACGGGAGTTGCGACAACTCTGTTTTGAGGGACCAGAAGCAGACTTAAAGCAGACTGAAAACACACAACTGGCGATTCTAACCTGTAGCGTGGCAACGTTGCAAGTTCTAAAGGAATGCGGTATCGTGCCGAGAGCGGTCGCTGGACACAGTTTGGGAGAGTATTCCGCACTCGTGGCGGCAGGGGTGATCGGCTTTGAAGATGCGCTGCGCTTGGTACACGCACGAGCGAGTTTCATGGCGGAAGCTGGGAGGACACAGCAGGGCACGATGGCGGCGATCCTCGGAATGGAAACGGAGCGGCTGCAAGAACTTTGTGACATGGCTGAAGGTGTTGTGAACATCGCCAATTACAACTGCCCTGGACAACTGGTAATCTCTGGAGAAGTCGAAGCAGTCAACCACGTCCTCGAACTTGCAAAAGCCGAAATTGGTGCGAGGCGGTGTCGTCCGTTGCCGGTCAGTGGGGCGTTTCATTCGCCACTCATGGCACCCGCGCAACAGAAATTCGCATCACCACTCGAATCGGTGACAATGCAGTCCCCGCAAGCCGATATTGTGATGAATGTAACGGGCGAGTTCGCCGCAGATGCAGATGATATTAGACATCTTCTATTTCAACAGATAACACGACCCGTCCAATGGGAAAAAACACTGCAGACTCTTGAGAAAACCGGCATTACGCATTTTGTAGAGGTTGGACCCAGCAAAGTTTTGTCCGGTTTGGTGAAGCGGACCTTGCCAGAAAGTAGTGCTGTGAACGTTGAAGATATTGAAACGTTATCTCTGCTAACAGATGAACATGGAAGTGGTAAATAA